Within Plasmodium vinckei vinckei genome assembly, chromosome: PVVCY_12, the genomic segment TGAAATAATTTCTATAAATAGTGAACCTTTTAAATATTGTCTAActgattatttattatcatatgcTCTAAGAACATGCACTAACAAAAACTattgttatattaatttatctaAACTTAATTTACAATCATGTCCTATAAATGATTCatacattttaaatataaaatatagatgTAAAGAATATCCTAATCTGTCTTTAAGCAGAAATGAATCAGAAAAttctaaaataaaatattctgaacgaatttgtaaatatggctataatattatacaaaagaatttactaaatataaatttaactAATAACCCTAAAggtaatattaataatcatagaaaaatgatattaaataaatgtgaaaaaaattatacttGTGGAAATCAAATATGTTCAGTAAATCAATATTGTGATGAAGCTACTGAAACATgtaaatgtaaaaatttgAGAATTTCAATAAATCCGGAAACTTGTGAACCCGTAGATGTATGtcaattattaaattgtcCAGAAGACTCAATTTGTGTAAAAGATAAAACAACAAATAAAGCAGAATGTAAAtgtaatgataataaatattattatcaaaataaatgttatGATGCTCATGAGTTTGacgattttttaaaattaaatagtaTAGAATATAGTCaagaatatatagataaattatatataggtTCTTCATTAAAACCagaacatatatttatgaaatgCCCAacaaattttgaaatagAAGTTGTTAATGCATATGTTACTTGCTATAACATCGCATTTTCTCTAAATagtattcataaaaaacaacctactttaattttaaaaaaagaatgtaatggaaaaaataaatgtatatatggcAATAGTACACAATATTCAGAAAACCTTCATACACCAGATGTATGTCCTAAtggatttatatatttcaaatataattatttatgcaAACAAAAGGAAGACGATGACGAAGAATATCAAGATAGCCACTTTTCtgtaaaaacaaaatatggaTTGCAACCATTTTCTGCATCTCcaattcaaaaatatattaatgatcATGTAAGAGGAGcatcaaatgaaaatattacctcgcatataaaaatattaaagaatacagaaaatagtaaaatagAATGTCCAGgaggaaatataaaaattcataatGCACTAATAAAAGGAGGTTTAGGATGTGGagatttaaatattacaaCCTTGGtgcaaaaatattgtaacAACACTAGTAATTGTAATATAggaagtatatataaatttgataCTTATTGTATTAATAATCAATATCTTTATGTATCATATGAATGTGAAAacttatgtatatattgtaCTAGTGATTCATCATGTTatggaaataaatttaactATCGATGTTTTTGTAATTATCcttatatatcaaaaaataaagaaaataatttagttTGTGAAATTCCTACAAGTTGCTCATCAGTAACATGTAGACCTAATGAAGaatgtaaaaatgtaaatggATATGTATATTGTGATTGTGTTGATGGTTATAGTATAATAGATGGGGTATGTCAAAAAGATATTCCATGTTTTGATCAATGCccaagaaataaaaaatgtgttgtagtaaaaggaaaaaatatgtgtaaaTGTATTGATAGATctccaaataaaaaaggtaaATCTATGTGTTATGATAAAGAAACAGATGATGATTATGATGCTTTATATGATgcgaaaaataaatgtaaaaaaaaaaaatatattaatatgtgtaataaaaataaagaaatatgtgtttatgatataaatactGATACAGCTAGCTGTAAATGTAAACCCAATTATACTAGATCTtcaaaaacaaatgaatgTGAAGCTGTTGGATATTGTGACAATGTAGTATGTCAAGCAAATGAagaatgcatatataaaaatgataaaggGGAATGTGTGTgtaaacataatttttataaaaatgaaaaaggaaaatgtGTGCacaataatttatgtaCAGTTAATAATGGTAACTGTACTGATCAGgcaaattgtatatatcaTGAAGATAAACCACATGACTGTACATGTAAAAAAGAGGGTTATGTTTTcctaaataataaatgtgttataaaagataaatgTAGTGAAAAAAGTTATTGTTCAGATAATTCGATTTGTATCAAtgtattaaataaagaacCTATGTGTGTATGCacatttaattattttaaaaagaatGGTGTTtgtgttttaaaaaatccatgtttatttaataatggaAATTGCCCAAAAAATTCGGTGTGCAAATATCAAAGTGATAAAACAACATGTACATGTacagaaaattatatacaaaaaaataatatatgtgaaCCATTAATAGAtcaaacatataaaaaatttttaataaaatataatgaagatCCTTATATTTTACTTGGTGGTTGTGGTATTAttcaatttatatataaagataatCAAATATTATGGAAAATTAATTCAACAGAGGaatcttatatttttaattatacttTCCCCAAAAATGAGAATATTGCtgttcatataaaaaataaaaattcaaaaactattatttatttggaaaaaatggtaaatgaaaataccACTACTTATGATGATTTTGTATTAGATCACATTCATTGTGAATACACTAACATCTTTTTTATGCCTGGATGAAATAGATCATCAACCATGTCTTCTTAagcataaataaattataaaaaatatatacaactccattttttactatatatattgtaatatttatcaaattgcaatgtttttttttccataaaatgagtatatatgtgtgcatAAACCA encodes:
- a CDS encoding Rh5 interacting protein, putative; the protein is MMKKKIKTKSFIIIFGFLLFNWSWCGSKDIILSESENENENENNILFSLNYKIRDKLHKGKILYADGIKTYGYKQKGVSIVIPLKYESQIKDFFSVSDDKKSCSYQIYEYGILNNKYSHKCYKNDFCGIIPNNKYITRIENGLLYCVHFNRSDMIIYYISEPELLKPNVMYQELLFLENQKKVLINCNTMFIEIISINSEPFKYCLTDYLLSYALRTCTNKNYCYINLSKLNLQSCPINDSYILNIKYRCKEYPNLSLSRNESENSKIKYSERICKYGYNIIQKNLLNINLTNNPKGNINNHRKMILNKCEKNYTCGNQICSVNQYCDEATETCKCKNLRISINPETCEPVDVCQLLNCPEDSICVKDKTTNKAECKCNDNKYYYQNKCYDAHEFDDFLKLNSIEYSQEYIDKLYIGSSLKPEHIFMKCPTNFEIEVVNAYVTCYNIAFSLNSIHKKQPTLILKKECNGKNKCIYGNSTQYSENLHTPDVCPNGFIYFKYNYLCKQKEDDDEEYQDSHFSVKTKYGLQPFSASPIQKYINDHVRGASNENITSHIKILKNTENSKIECPGGNIKIHNALIKGGLGCGDLNITTLVQKYCNNTSNCNIGSIYKFDTYCINNQYLYVSYECENLCIYCTSDSSCYGNKFNYRCFCNYPYISKNKENNLVCEIPTSCSSVTCRPNEECKNVNGYVYCDCVDGYSIIDGVCQKDIPCFDQCPRNKKCVVVKGKNMCKCIDRSPNKKGKSMCYDKETDDDYDALYDAKNKCKKKKYINMCNKNKEICVYDINTDTASCKCKPNYTRSSKTNECEAVGYCDNVVCQANEECIYKNDKGECVCKHNFYKNEKGKCVHNNLCTVNNGNCTDQANCIYHEDKPHDCTCKKEGYVFLNNKCVIKDKCSEKSYCSDNSICINVLNKEPMCVCTFNYFKKNGVCVLKNPCLFNNGNCPKNSVCKYQSDKTTCTCTENYIQKNNICEPLIDQTYKKFLIKYNEDPYILLGGCGIIQFIYKDNQILWKINSTEESYIFNYTFPKNENIAVHIKNKNSKTIIYLEKMVNENTTTYDDFVLDHIHCEYTNIFFMPG